A genomic window from Cloacibacillus evryensis DSM 19522 includes:
- a CDS encoding helix-turn-helix domain-containing protein produces the protein MENINSVVADNLKRLRDERKLSLEATAKLSGVSKSMLGQIERGEANPTVSTVWKIAGGLKISFTDLMTRPEKDYETVDIRQVEPLLEDGGRYRNFPVFSFDAARRFEMLYVEIDPGGRLEAEPHPAGTQEFITAFSGELAVTANGEAFSIKGGGSSLRFKADTPHSYKNTGDEICRLSMIIYYPG, from the coding sequence ATGGAAAATATCAATTCGGTCGTCGCCGACAACCTGAAACGCCTCCGCGATGAGCGGAAGCTGAGCCTGGAGGCGACGGCGAAGCTCTCCGGCGTCAGCAAAAGCATGTTGGGGCAGATAGAGCGAGGCGAGGCCAACCCCACCGTCTCGACCGTCTGGAAGATTGCGGGCGGCCTGAAGATATCCTTCACCGACCTGATGACGCGCCCCGAAAAAGATTACGAGACGGTCGACATCAGACAGGTCGAGCCGCTGCTTGAGGACGGGGGCCGTTACCGCAACTTCCCCGTTTTTTCCTTCGACGCCGCCCGGCGTTTTGAGATGCTCTACGTCGAGATAGACCCCGGCGGCCGCCTGGAGGCCGAACCGCATCCCGCCGGCACGCAGGAATTTATCACCGCCTTCTCCGGCGAGCTTGCCGTGACCGCCAACGGCGAGGCCTTCTCGATCAAAGGCGGCGGCTCCTCCCTCCGCTTCAAAGCCGACACGCCCCACAGCTACAAAAACACCGGCGACGAGATCTGCCGGTTAAGTATGATTATTTATTATCCGGGGTAG
- a CDS encoding Arc family DNA-binding protein, with product MWKIQKGSTSVSRTFRLPEEMVEVLESLASENRLSLNQLVIQCLRYSLEHLDPPEETAPKER from the coding sequence ATGTGGAAAATTCAAAAGGGATCTACAAGCGTGAGCCGTACGTTCAGGCTGCCCGAGGAGATGGTGGAGGTGCTGGAGTCGCTGGCTTCGGAGAACAGGCTGTCCCTGAACCAGCTCGTCATTCAATGCCTGAGGTATTCTCTCGAACATCTCGATCCTCCGGAAGAAACAGCCCCTAAAGAAAGATAG
- a CDS encoding LysE family transporter — protein MNFAAFFSYVILTAITPGPNNIMSMSNASRYGFRRSLPFNFGVFAGFLVVMSLSALFSSLLYDVIPSVKPLMLYVGAAYILWLAWTVWRDAPHEKGGRAVTNTFLSGMALQFVNVKVILYCITTMSSFILPHYHGLPVIAAFIIFLAFVGFACTLCWALFGALFELLFKKYSRPVNAVMALLLVYCAVSMLIDI, from the coding sequence ATGAATTTCGCGGCGTTTTTCTCCTATGTCATTCTTACCGCCATTACCCCCGGCCCCAACAATATCATGTCGATGTCCAACGCGAGCCGGTATGGCTTCAGAAGGTCCCTGCCATTCAATTTCGGCGTCTTTGCGGGCTTTCTCGTCGTGATGTCTCTCAGCGCGCTTTTCAGCTCGCTGTTATACGACGTCATCCCTTCCGTAAAACCGCTCATGCTCTATGTCGGCGCGGCCTATATCTTGTGGCTCGCCTGGACCGTGTGGCGCGACGCGCCTCATGAAAAGGGCGGACGGGCCGTTACGAATACTTTTCTCTCGGGGATGGCGCTGCAGTTCGTCAACGTAAAGGTGATCCTGTACTGTATAACGACGATGTCTTCGTTCATCCTGCCGCACTATCACGGGCTGCCGGTCATCGCCGCTTTCATAATATTCCTCGCCTTCGTCGGCTTCGCCTGCACTCTCTGCTGGGCGCTCTTCGGCGCGCTCTTCGAACTCCTCTTCAAAAAATACAGCAGGCCGGTGAACGCCGTCATGGCGCTGCTGCTGGTATATTGCGCCGTTTCGATGCTGATCGATATTTAA